CCGCCAACATGGCGGCCGGGCTGCTCCTGCTGCACCACCTCAGGCTCGGACGCCCGTAGGGACGGCCGGGGAGCTTCAGCCGTACGGGTAGAAGCCCGAGCCCGTCTTGCGGCCGAGGCGGCCCGCGTCGACCATCCGCTGGAGCAGCGGGGGAGCGGCGTACAGCGGCTCCTTGTACTCGGCGTACATCGAATCGGCGATCGAGGCGATGGTGTCGAGGCCGATCAGGTCGGACAGCTTGAGCGGGCCCATCGGGTGGGCGCAGCCCAGCTCCATGCCGTTGTCGATGTCCTCGCGGCTCGCGATGCCCGACTCGAACATCCGGATCGCGGACAGCAGGTACGGGACGAGGAGCGCGTTGACGACGAAGCCGGACCGGTCCTGGGCGCGGACGGCGTGCTTGCCGAGCACGTCCCGCACCAGGGCCTCGGCCCGCTTGACCGTCTCCTCGCCCGTGGTCAGCGCGGGGATCAGCTCGACCAGCTTCTGCACCGGCGCCGGGTTGAAGAAGTGGATGCCGATGACCTGGTCCGGCCGCGAGGTCGCGACGGCCAGCTTGACCAGCGGGATCGAGGAGGTGTTGGAGGCGAGGATCGCGTCCGGGCGGGTGATCACCTGGTCGAGGACCTGGAAGATCTCCGTCTTGACCTGCTCGTTCTCGACGACCGCCTCGATGACGAGGTCGCGGTCGGCGAACTCGCCGAGATCGGTGGTGAAGGTGAGGCGGGCCAGGGTGGCGTCCCGCTCCTCCTCGCTGATCTTGCCGCGTTCGGCGGCCTTGGTCAGGGAGTTGTGCAGCCGGGTCCGCCCGATCTCCAGGGCCTCGCCGGTGGTCTCGGCGACCTTCACCTCAAGACCGCTGCGGGCACACACCTCGGCGATGCCCGCGCCCATCTGGCCGCAGCCCACCACGCCGACCCGTGCGATGTCGGTCGGGAGGGTAGAGAGGTCCGTCACATCGTGCCTTTCGCTGCTCATCCATCGCGGGTCCCCCGTGTTCGGCAGTGGTAACTGCACTCCGGCGCCCGCCACGCCCCCCGACGTTACTCCCGCGTTGCCTTTGGCGGCGGGGCGGGGCGGGCATGCTGGGCGCACGCAGAGCATTGTCACGGAGCGGAACGGAGTCGTCACATGGCGTACATCGGTCGGCGGGAGCTGCTGGCAGGAGCCGCGGGGGCACTGGCCGCCACCGCGGCGGGACCGGCGGCGGCAGCGCAAGGTCCGGCAAGCGGGCCGGCGGGGCCGCCCGGGCCGCCGGGGCCGCCGGGGGTGCTCCCGGCGCGGCCCGCCACCGGCCGCCGGGCCGGGGCCGCGGAGTTCCGGGGGATGTGGATCGCCACCGTACAGAACGTGGACTGGCCCTCCGAGAGCGGGCTGACCGCCCGGGAGCAGCGCGCGGAGCTGATCGCGCTCCTCGACACCGCCGTGCGGCGCCGGCTCAACGCGGTGGTCCTCCAGGTCCGGCCGGCCGCCGACGCCCTGTGGCCCGGGGCGCGCGAGCCCTGGTCCCAGTGGCTGACCGGGGTGCAGGGCCGGGACCCGGGCTGGGACCCGCTGGGCACGGCGGTCACCGAGGCGCACGCGCGGGGGCTGGAGCTGCACGCCTGGTTCAACCCGTACCGGGTGGCCAACCACACGGACCCCTCCCGCCTGGCCGCCTCGCACCCGGCGCGCCGCAACCCCGGCTGGGCCGTCCCGTACGGCGGCAAGCTCTACTACAACCCCGGACTGCCCGAGGTGCGGGCCTTCGTTCAGGAGGCGATGCTCGACGCCGTCTCCCGCTACCCCGTCGACGGGGTGCACTGGGACGACTACTTCTACCCCTACCCGGTCACCGGGGAGTACTTCGACGACGACGAGGCCTATGCGGAGTACGGGGGCTCCTTCGGCTCCCGCGCCGACTGGCGCCGCCACAACACCGACAGCCTGGTGTACGAGATGTCGAGGCGGCTGCGCACCGTCCGCCCGGCGGCCCGGTTCGGCGTCAGCCCCTTCGCGGTCTGGCGCAACCAGGGCACCGACCCGCTCGGCTCGGCCACGCGGGCGCTGCAGACGTACGACGACCTCTACGCGGACACCCGCAAGTGGGTCCTGGAGGGCTGGATCGACTACATCGCCCCGCAGGCGTACTGGCACATCGGGCACCCGCAGGCCGACTACGCCGCGATCGTGCCCTGGTGGGCGCGGACGGTCGCCGGCACGGGGGTGGACCTGTACGTGGGCGAGGCGCTGTACCGCTGCGACGCCCGCAGCTCCACCGCCGCCTGGCGCGATCCCGCGGAGCTGTCCCGGCACCTGACCTTCGCCCGCCGGTACGCGGAGGTCCGCGGCCACGTTTACTTCTCGGCGAAGCACGTGGCCGCGGACCCCAATGGAGCGCTGGCCAGGGTCGTGTCCGACCACTACCCGACGGCTGTGCCGCCGCGCTGAGTCAGCGCCAGGTGTCGGGCTTGCCCGCGGGCTCGTCCGGGTGGCGGACGACGCAGTCGGGGCCGGGGGACATGACGGCGTCGTGCCCGTCCGGGAAGTGGACCCGGTACGGAGGGGCGCCGTTCTCGCCCAGGACCTCGACGATCTCGCCCACCCTGTCGTGCTGGCCAACGACCCTGCCGTGCTGCACCAGCTGGTCGCCCTCGGTCGCGCGCATCTGCTGACCTCCCTCGGAGCCGGTCCGATCCGGTGCTAGAAGTTTAGGCCGATCCGGAGCTATTTGACCCGTTGGGTCACGGTGATGCAGACCAGGACCGCGCAGGCGGCCAGCGGGGTGGCCGGGGACAGGTGCTCGCCCAGCAGGGCGACCGACCAGACCAGGGTCAGCAGCGGCTGGGCGAGCTGGAGCTGGCTGGCGCGCGGCGCGCCGATCTCGGCCATCCCGCGGTACCAGACGTACAGCCCGACGAAGTTCGAGCCGGCCGCCACCCAGATCAGGCCGGCCGCTCCGTGCCAGGTCAGGTGCACCGGCTCGGAGGCGAGCGCGACCGCCGCGCCGGCCAGCGTCAGGGGCAGGCACAGCACCAGCGCCCAGCCGACCACCTGCCAGCCCGGCAGTACGCGGGCCAGGCGCCCGCCCTCGGTGTAGCCGGCCGCGCACACCAGCAGCGCTCCGAACAGGTAGGCGTCCCCGGTGGACGGGGCGCCGCCGCTCTGGGCGAGGGTGAAGCCCAGGATCACCACGGCCCCGGCGACGGCCGCCGCCCAGAACCGGCCCGACGGGCGGTTGCCCGTACGCACCGCCGAGAAGGCGGCGGTGGTGAGCGGCAGCAGCCCCACCACCACGGCGGCGTGCGAGGTGGTGGAGGTCCGCAGCGCCAGGGTGGTCAGCAGCGGGAAGCCGACCACCACTCCCGCCGCGACGACGGCGAGCCCGGCCCAGTGCTCACGGGCGGGCAGCGACACCCGACCGGCCAGCAGGAAGACGCCCGCGATGGCGGCGGCCAGGACGCTGCGCAGGGCGACGAGCGACCAGGGGCCGAAGCTCTCCAGTCCCCAGGCGGTGGCGGGGAAGGTCAGCGAGAAGGTGACGACACCGAGCATCGCGAGGGCGGTGCCGCTGCGCGCGCCGGTCCGGCCTGTCACCTGGACTGCTATCGAGGTCGGGCGAGTAGCGCTATTCTGTGCTGTCATGTATGAGCGTAGCAGTGTGGCCGAGCTGGCAGAATCCCTGCGATCGGAACTCGACCGCTATCCAGTAGGTGGAAAGCTGCCGTCCAGCCGGGCCATGGTCGAGCGCTACCGGGTCAGCCCCGTCACCGTCTCCCGGGCCCTCGCGCAGCTCGCCGCCGAGGGGCTCGTCGTCACCCGCCCCGGCGCCGGGGCCTTCCGGGCCCGCCCGCGTACGACGGACCCCGCGCCCGGGGACACCTCCTGGCAGGAGGTCGCCCTCAGCGCCGAAGGGGCCGGCGAGGTGGCCCCGCGCTCCGTGGACGCCGCCGGGGTGCTGCACTCCCTGGCCGTGCCCCCGCCCGGGGTCATCGAGCTCAACGGCGGCTACCTGCACCCCTCGCTCCAGCCCGAGCGGGCCATGGCGGCGGCCCTGGCCCGCGCCGGACGCCGGCCGGGGGCGTGGGGGCGGCCGCCCATGGAGGGGCTGCCCGAGCTGCGCGACTGGTTCGCCCGGGAGATCGGGGGCGCGGTGGGATCGGTGGGCGCCGCCGACGTACTGATCACCGCGGGCGGCCAGAGCGCGCTGAACACCGCCGTGCGGGCGCTGGCCCCGCCCGGGGCGCCGATCCTGGTCGAGTCGCCGACCTACCCGGGCCTGCTGGCCATCGCCCGCGCCTCCGGCTGCCGGCCCGTACCCGTCCCGGTGGACGCCGAGGGGGTCCGGCCGGAGCTGCTGGCCGCCGCCTTCGAAGCCACCGGCGCACGGGTCTTCGTATGCCAGCCGCTGTTCCAGAACCCGACCGGCGCCGTGCTGTCCGCCGAGCGGCGCGCAGAGGTGCTGCGCATCGCCCGGGCCGCCGGGGCCTTCGTGGTCGAGGACGACTACGCGCGGAACCTGGCCCACGAGGACGCCGGGCCGCTGCCCCCGACGCTGGCCGCCCAGGACTCCGACGGGGTGGTGGTCCACGTACGGTCCCTGACCAAGGCCACCTCGCCCAGCCTGCGGGTCGGCGCGCTCGCCGCCCGGGGCCCGGTGCTGGACCGGCTGCGGGCCATCCAGGTGGTCGACACCTTCTTCGTGCCCCGGCCGCTCCAGGAGGCCGCGCTCGAACTGGTCGGCGCGCCCGCCTGGCCGCGCCACCTGAGGGCCGTCGCCGCCGAGCTGCGCCACCGGCGCGACGTGCTCGCGGGGGCCCTGCGGCGGGAGCTGCCCGGCGCCGAGCTGCCGCACCTGCCCTCGGGGGGCTACCAGTTGTGGGTGCGCCCCGGCGGGAGCGGCGACGACGCCGGCTTCGCGGCGGCCGCCCTGCGCGCCGGGGTCGCGGTCACCCCGGGCCGCCCGTACTTCTGCGCGGAACCGCCGGCCGCGTACGTCCGGCTGAGCTTCGCCGGGGTGTCGGGCCCGGGGGACCTGGTGGAGGCCGTCCAGCGGCTGCGGGGCGGGCTGCCGGGCGGGTTCCTGGGCGGGACGTAGGGAAGGCGGGCGCGGAGGCGGGCGCGGTGCGGGTGCGGGCGCGGGTGCCTCCTAAACCCCGTTGAGCTGCGGCGGGAGCCCCCCTAGCCTGCCGGTATGACCGAGATCGAGATCACCTCCCTGGCCCGCCGACCCGAACTGGGCCCCCGGCTCTGGGACATGGAGGACTCCTGGCCGGAGTTCGCCCGGCACGACCCGATCGCCTGGCTGCTCTACCCGCGCCTGGTCGCGGAGTTCCCCGAGTACGTCTTCGTCGCCACCGACGGCGATGAGGTGGTGGCCCGGGCCTTCAGTGTCCCCTTCGCCCTGCACACGCCGGAGCGCGGCGGGGCGCTGCCCGGGCAGGGCTGGGACCGGGTCCTGATGTGGGCCTTCTCCGACCAGCGGCGCGGGATCCGGCCCGACACGGTCAGCGCCCTGGAGATCAGCATCGCCGTCGGCCGGCAGGGCGAGGGCCTCTCCGGCCGGATGCTGGCCGCCATGCGCGAGGGCGCCCGCGCTGCCGGGTTCGCGGAGGTCGTGGCCCCGCTCCGGCCGAGCGGCAAGCACGCCGAGCCCGACACCCCGATGGCGGAGTACGCGTACCGCACCCGCGAGGACGGGCTGCCGTACGACCCGTGGCTGCGGGTCCACGTGCGGGCGGGGGCGGTCGTCGACTCGGTGGCCCCCGTCTCGATGACCATCAGCGGCACGCTCGCCCAGTGGCGCGAGTGGACCGGACTGCCCTTCGACACGGCGGGCCCGGTCCGCGTACCCGGGGCGCTCAGCCCGGTCCACTGCGACCCGGAGCACGACCGCGCGGTCTACCTGGAGCCGAACGTCTGGGTCCGCCACCCGCTGGGCGCCGCCGGGGCAGTGTCCGGATGATCGCGGTCCGCGCCGCAGGCCCGGGCGACGGTGACACCCTCGGCGAGATCCACGCCGCCGCCTGGGAGGCCGCGTACGCGCCCTTCTTCGATCCGGAGTTCGCCGCCGAGGGCATCCGCAGCCGGCGCACCCGCTGGCACGCGCGGCTCGTGGAGGCCCCGGGGACGCTGCTGCTGGCCGAGGCCGGCGGCCGCCCCCTGGCCATGTCCTGGTCCTCCGCCTCCGGGACCCGTCCGGGTCTCGCGGAGATCCTCAGCTTCTACGCGCACCCCGACGGCTGGGGCAGCGGCGTCGCCGCCGTGCTCATGGAAGCCACGCTGGCCCGGCTGCGCGCGGACGGATTCGCCCGTGCCCACCTGTGGACCCTGCGGGACACTCCGCGGTCCCGCCGCTTCTACGCCAAGTGCGGCTTCGCCGGGACCGGCGCGGTGCGGGGCACGGACTTCGGTGACGGCCGCCCGCTCGAACAGGTCGAGTACGAGCGGGAGTGCTGAGCCGGACGGCATGATCCGGAAGAGACGGCCTAAGGCGCCTTGCAGCGCTCGCTCACGAGGGCGAGCGCGACTCCGGCGTCGTAGCCCTTGCGGTAGTTCGGATCCTTGTCGTCCTGCGGGTTCAGCTTCATGCAGTGGCTCAGGCCGTCCGAGAGGCCCTGCCGGTAGCCGAGCTGGTACTGGTCCTGGGCCTGCGTCCGGGCATCCGCCGTCGTGGTGCAGGCCGTCAGCTGGTTCTCGGCCGGGGTGGGCGCGTTGGCCCACTGCACGGTGTAGGTCCCCTGGGGGACGGTGATCGTCGGGGTCCCCTTGTGGATGATCATCTTGTACTTGCCGCCCGTCTCCGTCACCTTCAGGTCACCGCTGAACCCCGACACGGTCAGGATCAGCTGGGCCGGGTTCGCGGGGTTGACGGCCGCGGTGCACGAGGCGGTGGGCAGGACGCCGGAGGAGGCCGTGGCGGGCGGCGGGGCGGTGCCGAGCGGGACCGCGGCGGCGAACAGGGCGGTGGGGATTGCCAGACGTGTGTGCCGTTTCATCATGTCGAATTCCCGTTCCGTGAAAGCGCAGGTCCGCGAAAGTGCGAGGACAGGGCCGGTTTCCGGGGCGGCGGGCACGCTGGAATTCTTGGCCTCCAAGTATAGCGAGCGGCGGCTTTCCGGCCCCCGTTCACCGGGCGCCCGCCCGGTCGACACCCCCGATGAGGCGCGGGAGCATGGAAACGAGATAGGCACCTTCTGCTTCCCGGGGAGAGAGGAATGCCCACCTCGCCCTGCCCCGACGGAAGTGATGGCTATGAGGACAAGCGCACGGCTGTCCGCCCTCGCGCCACTGCTGGTCTCCTCCCTTGTGATGGGGCCGGCCGCGTTCGCCCAGACCCCGGACGCGCCCGCACGCGCACCCGCCGGGACGTGCACGGTCGCCCCCGACGCCTACAGCAAGCCGCCGACGGCCGTGAAGATCACCGGCAAGGGGTTCACGGGCAAGGAAACGGTGGCCATCAAGGGCGACAACGGGTACAGCAACCCGCAGTTCAACGTGCCCGCCGGCGGCAACTTCCAGATCAACGGCCTCCCCGCGGGCACGTACACGGTCGACGGCGTCGCGTGCGCCGGCGGCACCCCGGCGAAGCCGCAGGACCAGCAGCAGCCGGACACCAACGCCAAGGCCGAGTACGACAAGGGCTACCGGCAGGGCTTCCAGGCCATCAAGGCCAACTGCGAGGCCAAGCCGCCCAAGACGGCGCTCCCGCCCGACCAGAACTGGACGGACGGCTACAACGCCGGTGCCGCGCTCGCGGCCAAGACCTTCTGCGGCGGCCAGAACACCGGCCAGGACCCCGGGAAGCTGTCACAGCACGACCAGGGCTACAAGAAGGGCTACGACACCGTCCAGCAGACCTGCGACACCAAGCCCCCGAAGACCGCCGTGGCCCCCGACCCCGAGTGGCTCCAGGGCTACACCGAAGGAGCCGCCGCCGCAGCGGCCAAGTTCTGCAAGTAGCGCGGGCACCCCGGGCGCGCTGTCCGGCCACTGGAAGAAGTCCTTTGCATAAAACTGCATAGGTACGTATAGTCATGCCATCGAGGAGGAGGGTCCGATGGTGGTACGTGTAGCGGTGGCCGGAGCGAGCGGATACGCGGGCGGTGAAGTCCTGCGCCTGCTGCTCTCGCACCCCGAGGTCGAGATCGGCGCGCTGACCGGGCACTCCAACGCCGGACAGCCCTTCGGTCCCCTCCAGCCGCACCTCGTCCCGCTCGCCGGCCGGACCCTGGAGGCGACCACCCCCGAGGTCCTCGCCGGCCACGATGTCGTCTTCCTGGCGCTGCCGCACGGACAGTCCGCCGCCGTCGCCGCCCAGCTCGGCGACGAGGTGCTCGTCGTCGACATGGGCGCCGACCACCGGCTGAAGGACTCCGCCGACTGGGACAAGTTCTACGGCGCCCCGCACGCCGGCACCTGGCCGTACGGGCTCCCCGAGCTGCCCGGCGGCCGCGCCGCCCTGGCGGGCACCAGGCGCATCGCCGTGCCCGGCTGCTTCCCCACCGCCGTCTCGCTCGCGCTCTACCCCGCCTACCAGGCGCGCCTCGCCGAGCCGGAGGCCGTGATCGTCGCCGCCACCGGCACCTCCGGCGCGGGCAAGGCCCTCAAGCCGCACCTGCTCGGCTCCGAGGTGATGGGCACCGTGACCCCGTACGGCGTCGGCGGCGTCCACCGGCACACGCCCGAGATGGTGCAGAACCTCTCCCCGCTCGCCGGGGAGCGGGTCTCCGTCTCCTTCACCGCGAACCTCGTGCCCATGCCGCGCGGCATCCTCGCCACCTGCTCCGCCAAGGCCCTCCCCGGCACCACCGCGGAGACGCTGCGCGCCGCCTACGAGAAGGCGTACGCCGACGAGCCCTTCGTCCGGCTCCTCCCCGAGGGCCTGTGGCCCACCACCAAGGCGGTGTACGGCTCCAACGCCGTCCACGTCCAGGTCGCCTACGACGAGTCCGCCCAGCGGATCATCGCCATCAGCGCGATCGACAACCTGACCAAGGGCACCGCCGGCGGCGCGGTGCAGAGCATGAACATCGCCCTCGGGTTCCCCGAGGCGCTGGGTCTTTCCACGATTGGAGTGGCGCCGTGAGCGTGACGGCTGCACAGGGATTCACGGCGGCGGGCATCGCCGCCGGGATCAAGGCGAACGGCAACCCCGACCTGGCCCTCGTGGTCAACAACGGGCCGAGACTGGCCGCCGCGGGCGTCTTCACCTCCAACCGCGTCAAGGCCGCCCCCGTTCGCTGGTCCGAGCAGGTCCTGCGCGGCGCCACGGTCAGCGCGGTCGTCCTGAACTCCGGCGGCGCCAACGCCTGCACCGGCCCCAAGGGCTTCCAGGACACCCACGCCACCGCCGAGAAGGTGGCCGAGGCCCTGGGCGGAGAGCACAACGCCGGCGAGATCGCGGTGGCCTCCACCGGCCTGATCGGCGTCCTGCTCCCCATGGACAAGCTGCTCCCCGGCATCGAGACGGCCGCCGCCGCCCTCAGCGCCGACGGTGGCGAGGACGCCGCCATCGCCATCAAGACCACCGACACCGTGCACAAGACGGCCACCGTCTCCCAGGGGGGCTGGACCGTCGGCGGCATGGCCAAGGGCGCGGGCATGCTCGCCCCGGGCCTGGCCACCATGCTCGTCGTCCTCACCACCGACGCCGACCTGGACAGCGCCACCCTCGACAAGGCGCTGCGGGACGCGACCCGCACCACCTTCGACCGGGTCGACTCCGACGGCTGCATGTCCACCAACGACACCGTGCTGCTGCTCGCCTCCGGCGCGTCCGGCCAGGTGCCGCCGTACGCGGACTTCGCGGACGCCGTACGGACCGTCTGCGACGACCTCGCCCGCCAGCTGATCGGCGACGCCGAGGGCGCCAGCAAGGACATCCGCATCGAGGTGATCGGCGCGGCCAGCGAGCAGGACGCCGTCGAGGTCGGCCGGTCCATCGCCCGCAACAACCTGCTCAAGTGCGCCATCCACGGCGAGGACCCCAACTGGGGCCGGGTGCTCTCCGCCATCGGCACCACCAGCGCCGCCTTCGACCCGGACCGGCTGAACGTCGCCATCAACGGCGTCTGGGTCTGCAAGAACGGCTCCGTCGGCGAGGACCGCGACCTGGTGTCCATGAAGGACCGCGAGGTCCACATCACCGCCGACCTGTCCACCGGCACCGAGTCGGCCGTCATCTGGGCCAACGACCTGACCGCCGAGTACGTCCACGAGAACAGCGCGTACAGCTCATGAGCACTGCGAGGAAGCACACCGCGCTGCCCAAGGCAGAGATCCTCATCGAGGCCCTGCCCTGGCTCACCCGGCACAACGGCAAGATCGTCGTCATCAAGTTCGGCGGCAACGCCATGATCGACGAGGACCTGAAGGCGGCCTTCGCCCAGGACGTGGTCTTCCTGCGCCAGGCGGGCCTCAAGCCCGTCGTGGTGCACGGCGGCGGCCCGCAGATCAACGCCCAGCTCGACAAGCAGGGCCTGGTCAGCGAGTTCAAGGCGGGCCTGCGCGTCACCACCCCGGAGGCGATGGACGTCGTACGGATGGTCCTGGCGGGCCAGGTCCAGCGGGAGCTGGTCGGGCTGCTCAACCAGCACGGCCCGCTCGCCGTCGGCATGACCGGCGAGGACGCCCACACCATCACCGCCACCA
The Streptomyces sp. NBC_00091 genome window above contains:
- a CDS encoding DUF1918 domain-containing protein gives rise to the protein MRATEGDQLVQHGRVVGQHDRVGEIVEVLGENGAPPYRVHFPDGHDAVMSPGPDCVVRHPDEPAGKPDTWR
- a CDS encoding GNAT family N-acetyltransferase; its protein translation is MIAVRAAGPGDGDTLGEIHAAAWEAAYAPFFDPEFAAEGIRSRRTRWHARLVEAPGTLLLAEAGGRPLAMSWSSASGTRPGLAEILSFYAHPDGWGSGVAAVLMEATLARLRADGFARAHLWTLRDTPRSRRFYAKCGFAGTGAVRGTDFGDGRPLEQVEYEREC
- a CDS encoding 3-hydroxybutyryl-CoA dehydrogenase → MSSERHDVTDLSTLPTDIARVGVVGCGQMGAGIAEVCARSGLEVKVAETTGEALEIGRTRLHNSLTKAAERGKISEEERDATLARLTFTTDLGEFADRDLVIEAVVENEQVKTEIFQVLDQVITRPDAILASNTSSIPLVKLAVATSRPDQVIGIHFFNPAPVQKLVELIPALTTGEETVKRAEALVRDVLGKHAVRAQDRSGFVVNALLVPYLLSAIRMFESGIASREDIDNGMELGCAHPMGPLKLSDLIGLDTIASIADSMYAEYKEPLYAAPPLLQRMVDAGRLGRKTGSGFYPYG
- the argC gene encoding N-acetyl-gamma-glutamyl-phosphate reductase, yielding MVVRVAVAGASGYAGGEVLRLLLSHPEVEIGALTGHSNAGQPFGPLQPHLVPLAGRTLEATTPEVLAGHDVVFLALPHGQSAAVAAQLGDEVLVVDMGADHRLKDSADWDKFYGAPHAGTWPYGLPELPGGRAALAGTRRIAVPGCFPTAVSLALYPAYQARLAEPEAVIVAATGTSGAGKALKPHLLGSEVMGTVTPYGVGGVHRHTPEMVQNLSPLAGERVSVSFTANLVPMPRGILATCSAKALPGTTAETLRAAYEKAYADEPFVRLLPEGLWPTTKAVYGSNAVHVQVAYDESAQRIIAISAIDNLTKGTAGGAVQSMNIALGFPEALGLSTIGVAP
- a CDS encoding glycoside hydrolase family 10 protein: MAYIGRRELLAGAAGALAATAAGPAAAAQGPASGPAGPPGPPGPPGVLPARPATGRRAGAAEFRGMWIATVQNVDWPSESGLTAREQRAELIALLDTAVRRRLNAVVLQVRPAADALWPGAREPWSQWLTGVQGRDPGWDPLGTAVTEAHARGLELHAWFNPYRVANHTDPSRLAASHPARRNPGWAVPYGGKLYYNPGLPEVRAFVQEAMLDAVSRYPVDGVHWDDYFYPYPVTGEYFDDDEAYAEYGGSFGSRADWRRHNTDSLVYEMSRRLRTVRPAARFGVSPFAVWRNQGTDPLGSATRALQTYDDLYADTRKWVLEGWIDYIAPQAYWHIGHPQADYAAIVPWWARTVAGTGVDLYVGEALYRCDARSSTAAWRDPAELSRHLTFARRYAEVRGHVYFSAKHVAADPNGALARVVSDHYPTAVPPR
- a CDS encoding PLP-dependent aminotransferase family protein produces the protein MYERSSVAELAESLRSELDRYPVGGKLPSSRAMVERYRVSPVTVSRALAQLAAEGLVVTRPGAGAFRARPRTTDPAPGDTSWQEVALSAEGAGEVAPRSVDAAGVLHSLAVPPPGVIELNGGYLHPSLQPERAMAAALARAGRRPGAWGRPPMEGLPELRDWFAREIGGAVGSVGAADVLITAGGQSALNTAVRALAPPGAPILVESPTYPGLLAIARASGCRPVPVPVDAEGVRPELLAAAFEATGARVFVCQPLFQNPTGAVLSAERRAEVLRIARAAGAFVVEDDYARNLAHEDAGPLPPTLAAQDSDGVVVHVRSLTKATSPSLRVGALAARGPVLDRLRAIQVVDTFFVPRPLQEAALELVGAPAWPRHLRAVAAELRHRRDVLAGALRRELPGAELPHLPSGGYQLWVRPGGSGDDAGFAAAALRAGVAVTPGRPYFCAEPPAAYVRLSFAGVSGPGDLVEAVQRLRGGLPGGFLGGT
- a CDS encoding DMT family transporter, with the protein product MTAQNSATRPTSIAVQVTGRTGARSGTALAMLGVVTFSLTFPATAWGLESFGPWSLVALRSVLAAAIAGVFLLAGRVSLPAREHWAGLAVVAAGVVVGFPLLTTLALRTSTTSHAAVVVGLLPLTTAAFSAVRTGNRPSGRFWAAAVAGAVVILGFTLAQSGGAPSTGDAYLFGALLVCAAGYTEGGRLARVLPGWQVVGWALVLCLPLTLAGAAVALASEPVHLTWHGAAGLIWVAAGSNFVGLYVWYRGMAEIGAPRASQLQLAQPLLTLVWSVALLGEHLSPATPLAACAVLVCITVTQRVK
- the argJ gene encoding bifunctional glutamate N-acetyltransferase/amino-acid acetyltransferase ArgJ gives rise to the protein MSVTAAQGFTAAGIAAGIKANGNPDLALVVNNGPRLAAAGVFTSNRVKAAPVRWSEQVLRGATVSAVVLNSGGANACTGPKGFQDTHATAEKVAEALGGEHNAGEIAVASTGLIGVLLPMDKLLPGIETAAAALSADGGEDAAIAIKTTDTVHKTATVSQGGWTVGGMAKGAGMLAPGLATMLVVLTTDADLDSATLDKALRDATRTTFDRVDSDGCMSTNDTVLLLASGASGQVPPYADFADAVRTVCDDLARQLIGDAEGASKDIRIEVIGAASEQDAVEVGRSIARNNLLKCAIHGEDPNWGRVLSAIGTTSAAFDPDRLNVAINGVWVCKNGSVGEDRDLVSMKDREVHITADLSTGTESAVIWANDLTAEYVHENSAYSS
- a CDS encoding N-acetyltransferase — encoded protein: MTEIEITSLARRPELGPRLWDMEDSWPEFARHDPIAWLLYPRLVAEFPEYVFVATDGDEVVARAFSVPFALHTPERGGALPGQGWDRVLMWAFSDQRRGIRPDTVSALEISIAVGRQGEGLSGRMLAAMREGARAAGFAEVVAPLRPSGKHAEPDTPMAEYAYRTREDGLPYDPWLRVHVRAGAVVDSVAPVSMTISGTLAQWREWTGLPFDTAGPVRVPGALSPVHCDPEHDRAVYLEPNVWVRHPLGAAGAVSG